One region of Girardinichthys multiradiatus isolate DD_20200921_A chromosome 1, DD_fGirMul_XY1, whole genome shotgun sequence genomic DNA includes:
- the lsm14b gene encoding protein LSM14 homolog B isoform X4: MASSKPYIGCRIGLLSKAQNRYEGILYTIDKNNSTVVLAQVKCFGTEGRPTDRPTSPKDDVYEYITFRGSDIKDITLCESARSHHGLPPDPAIIQSSSSSSGIYSGLGPFSPVGMPAYNPLAASSLLNQQYAAALGLGPLLSDLHIRRGPMVEKAVQTIQVERPRQKRGLNASQDRQWTRRRPRRTRRENSQPRREPGATRILGSGVSSNRQDVQHPNTDRPPPRRRQAPRKRRGRGQLMVANVPSPILKFDTDFDFDSSNAQFIKEELEREVQERRNTKDEDIEKAKERICSSAEYEDFGQKCYYDKF, translated from the exons ATGGCTTCTTCAAAGCCATACATTGGTTGTAGAATAGGGTTGCTTTCAAAGGCCCAAAATCGTTATGAGGGGATTTTGTACACAATTGATAAAAATAACTCCACAGTTGTACTGGCACAAG TAAAGTGTTTTGGAACTGAGGGACGTCCTACTGACAGACCAACGTCACCCAAAGATGATGTATATGAGTATATAACTTTCCGTGGAAGTGACATCAAGGATATCACACTATGTGAATCTGCAAGGTCTCACCATGGCCTCCCTCCAGATCCAGCAATCATACAA tcatCCAGTTCAAGCTCAGGCATCTACTCAGGTCTTGGACCGTTTAGCCCTGTAGGGATGCCTGCCTATAATCCGCTTGCTGCCAGCTCCCTACTTAACCAGCAGTATGCTGCTGCTCTTGGCTTGG GACCTCTACTTTCAGATCTGCATATTAGACGAGGCCCCATGGTAGAGAAGGCTGTTCAAACCATCCAAGTAGAAAGACCCAGGCAGAAGAGGGGTTTGAATGCTTCCCAGGACAGACAGTGGACCAGGAGGAGGCCCCGGAGGACCAGGAGGGAGAATTCCCAGCCTCGAAGGGAGCCTGGGGCCACCA ggATTTTAGGCTCTGGTGTGAGCTCTAATCGACAGGATGTGCAGCATCCGAACACTGACCGTCCACCACCCAGAAGAAGGCAAG CACCTCGAAAGCGTCGTGGTAGAGGGCAGCTAATGGTTGCTAATGTTCCATCTCCTATCCTCAAGTTTGACACAGACTTTGACTTTGATTCATCCAACGCACAGTTCATCAAAGAGGAGCTTGAGAGGGAAGTGCAGGAAAGGAGGAACACAAAAG ATGAAGATATCGAGAAGGCGAAAGAGAGGATTTgctcatctgcagagtatgagGATTTTGGCCAGAAGTGCTACTATGACAAG TTTTAG
- the lsm14b gene encoding protein LSM14 homolog B isoform X1, with protein MASSKPYIGCRIGLLSKAQNRYEGILYTIDKNNSTVVLAQVKCFGTEGRPTDRPTSPKDDVYEYITFRGSDIKDITLCESARSHHGLPPDPAIIQSSSSSSGIYSGLGPFSPVGMPAYNPLAASSLLNQQYAAALGLGPLLSDLHIRRGPMVEKAVQTIQVERPRQKRGLNASQDRQWTRRRPRRTRRENSQPRREPGATRILGSGVSSNRQDVQHPNTDRPPPRRRQAPRKRRGRGQLMVANVPSPILKFDTDFDFDSSNAQFIKEELEREVQERRNTKVNSFDADEDIEKAKERICSSAEYEDFGQKCYYDKAKSFFDNVSSDNGLSFRLTWAEERKRNLETFGVTGRFLRSQGFRGRFTRGRGAAQILPSDRIQRGLV; from the exons ATGGCTTCTTCAAAGCCATACATTGGTTGTAGAATAGGGTTGCTTTCAAAGGCCCAAAATCGTTATGAGGGGATTTTGTACACAATTGATAAAAATAACTCCACAGTTGTACTGGCACAAG TAAAGTGTTTTGGAACTGAGGGACGTCCTACTGACAGACCAACGTCACCCAAAGATGATGTATATGAGTATATAACTTTCCGTGGAAGTGACATCAAGGATATCACACTATGTGAATCTGCAAGGTCTCACCATGGCCTCCCTCCAGATCCAGCAATCATACAA tcatCCAGTTCAAGCTCAGGCATCTACTCAGGTCTTGGACCGTTTAGCCCTGTAGGGATGCCTGCCTATAATCCGCTTGCTGCCAGCTCCCTACTTAACCAGCAGTATGCTGCTGCTCTTGGCTTGG GACCTCTACTTTCAGATCTGCATATTAGACGAGGCCCCATGGTAGAGAAGGCTGTTCAAACCATCCAAGTAGAAAGACCCAGGCAGAAGAGGGGTTTGAATGCTTCCCAGGACAGACAGTGGACCAGGAGGAGGCCCCGGAGGACCAGGAGGGAGAATTCCCAGCCTCGAAGGGAGCCTGGGGCCACCA ggATTTTAGGCTCTGGTGTGAGCTCTAATCGACAGGATGTGCAGCATCCGAACACTGACCGTCCACCACCCAGAAGAAGGCAAG CACCTCGAAAGCGTCGTGGTAGAGGGCAGCTAATGGTTGCTAATGTTCCATCTCCTATCCTCAAGTTTGACACAGACTTTGACTTTGATTCATCCAACGCACAGTTCATCAAAGAGGAGCTTGAGAGGGAAGTGCAGGAAAGGAGGAACACAAAAG TAAATTCGTTTGATGCAGATGAAGATATCGAGAAGGCGAAAGAGAGGATTTgctcatctgcagagtatgagGATTTTGGCCAGAAGTGCTACTATGACAAGGCAAAGTCTTTTTTTGACAATGTCTCCTCTGATAACGGGCTTAG TTTTAGATTAACATGGGCAGAGGAACGGAAGCGCAATCTGGAGACTTTTGGAGTGACTGGCCGGTTCTTGAGAAGCCAAGGCTTTAGAGGCCGATTTACCAGAGGGCGAGGAGCTGCTCAGATTCTTCCTTCAGACAGGATCCAGAGAGGACTAGTGTGA
- the LOC124862528 gene encoding calcium-responsive transactivator-like isoform X1, translating to MSVAFSSARPRSKGEVTQQTIQKMLDENHHLIQCIMDYQSKGKTAECTQYQQILHRNLVYLATIADSNQNMQSLLPAPPSSNISMDSGRMSQSGGHAPSNLSDSMGPGLPPASMMQSQMSNGPSHAPMQSGHMQLAVPSTSSHSSSMPGYSQVTLASQRSLIQGPGPGFGSSSSSSSTPSSCSSSHSNLNMHSSQVSVMHHQSAPPHYSSAHSGVQHYQGQQAMGMMGQTNQGNSMMPQRPLGSYRSSQQGSAQHFMGQDEFYGEQYGHTQSSTEPINQQYYADGPGEYAYQQASYGEQGYDRSFDESSHYYEGGNSQYRQQQTSYQQSSGQQQQPFNQQQYSSQQGYSGHPQGYGPSQGGSSQFSQYQQSQSQQYGSYRSSQGGAGAQTQRAYTYEQGQYGNY from the exons ATGTCTGTGGCGTTTTCATCGGCGCGTCCCAGGAGTAAAGGCGAGGTGACACAGCAAACCATCcaaaag ATGTTGGATGAAAACCATCATTTAATACAGTGTATTATGGATTACCAAAGCAAAGGCAAGACAGCTGAGTGCACACA GTATCAACAGATCCTGCACAGGAATCTTGTTTACTTGGCCACAATAGCTGATTCTAATCAGAACATGCAGTCACTACTACCAGCT cCTCCTAGTTCCAATATCTCCATGGATTCTGGAAGAATGAGCCAGAGTGGGGGACATGCACCAAGCAACCTCAGTGACAGCATGGGACCAGGACTGCCCCCCGCATCCATGATGCAGAGCCAAATGAGCAATG GCCCCAGCCATGCGCCCATGCAGTCAGGTCACATGCAGTTGGCTGTTCCCTCCACCAGCAGCCACAGTAGCTCGATGCCCGGCTACAGTCAGGTCACACTTGCTTCTCAGCGTAGCCTGATCCAGGGCCCCGGGCCTGGTTTtggttcctcctcctcttcttcctccacgCCCTCATCTTGCTCCTCCTCCCACAGCAACCTCAACATGCATTCGAGCCAAG TCTCCGTGATGCACCACCaatctgctcctccacattacTCCTCAGCCCATTCAGGGGTACAGCACTATCAGGGACAGCAGGCAATGGGTATGATGGGACAGACCAATCAAGGAAATAGCATGATGCCCCAGAGGCCCTTGGGATCCTATCGCTCCTCTCAGCAAG GATCTGCACAACACTTCATGGGACAAGACGAGTTCTACGGAGAGCAGTATGGACACACTCAGAGCTCCACCGAGCCCATAAACCAGCAGTATTACGCTGATG GTCCTGGGGAATACGCATATCAGCAGGCTTCATATGGGGAACAAGGCTACGACAGGTCGTTCGATGAGTCTTCACATTACTATGAAGGAG GTAACTCTCAGTACAGACAACAGCAGACCTCGTATCAACAAAGCTCtggccagcagcagcagcctttCAACCAACAGCAGTACTCCTCTCAGCAGGGCTACAGCGGGCACCCACAAGGATACG GTCCTAGTCAGGGAGGATCATCCCAGTTTTCTCAGTATCAGCAGAGTCAGAGCCAACAGTATGGATCCTATCGCTCTTCCCAAGGAGGCGCCGGAGCACAAACTCAAAGGGCCTACACCTATGAACag GGCCAATATGGAAACTATTAG
- the LOC124862528 gene encoding calcium-responsive transactivator-like isoform X2 → MSVAFSSARPRSKGEVTQQTIQKMLDENHHLIQCIMDYQSKGKTAECTQYQQILHRNLVYLATIADSNQNMQSLLPAPPSSNISMDSGRMSQSGGHAPSNLSDSMGPGLPPASMMQSQMSNVSVMHHQSAPPHYSSAHSGVQHYQGQQAMGMMGQTNQGNSMMPQRPLGSYRSSQQGSAQHFMGQDEFYGEQYGHTQSSTEPINQQYYADGPGEYAYQQASYGEQGYDRSFDESSHYYEGGNSQYRQQQTSYQQSSGQQQQPFNQQQYSSQQGYSGHPQGYGPSQGGSSQFSQYQQSQSQQYGSYRSSQGGAGAQTQRAYTYEQGQYGNY, encoded by the exons ATGTCTGTGGCGTTTTCATCGGCGCGTCCCAGGAGTAAAGGCGAGGTGACACAGCAAACCATCcaaaag ATGTTGGATGAAAACCATCATTTAATACAGTGTATTATGGATTACCAAAGCAAAGGCAAGACAGCTGAGTGCACACA GTATCAACAGATCCTGCACAGGAATCTTGTTTACTTGGCCACAATAGCTGATTCTAATCAGAACATGCAGTCACTACTACCAGCT cCTCCTAGTTCCAATATCTCCATGGATTCTGGAAGAATGAGCCAGAGTGGGGGACATGCACCAAGCAACCTCAGTGACAGCATGGGACCAGGACTGCCCCCCGCATCCATGATGCAGAGCCAAATGAGCAATG TCTCCGTGATGCACCACCaatctgctcctccacattacTCCTCAGCCCATTCAGGGGTACAGCACTATCAGGGACAGCAGGCAATGGGTATGATGGGACAGACCAATCAAGGAAATAGCATGATGCCCCAGAGGCCCTTGGGATCCTATCGCTCCTCTCAGCAAG GATCTGCACAACACTTCATGGGACAAGACGAGTTCTACGGAGAGCAGTATGGACACACTCAGAGCTCCACCGAGCCCATAAACCAGCAGTATTACGCTGATG GTCCTGGGGAATACGCATATCAGCAGGCTTCATATGGGGAACAAGGCTACGACAGGTCGTTCGATGAGTCTTCACATTACTATGAAGGAG GTAACTCTCAGTACAGACAACAGCAGACCTCGTATCAACAAAGCTCtggccagcagcagcagcctttCAACCAACAGCAGTACTCCTCTCAGCAGGGCTACAGCGGGCACCCACAAGGATACG GTCCTAGTCAGGGAGGATCATCCCAGTTTTCTCAGTATCAGCAGAGTCAGAGCCAACAGTATGGATCCTATCGCTCTTCCCAAGGAGGCGCCGGAGCACAAACTCAAAGGGCCTACACCTATGAACag GGCCAATATGGAAACTATTAG
- the mtg2 gene encoding mitochondrial ribosome-associated GTPase 2, which translates to MLALLSRVKAVCWPSAEIISRCSLGQDISKEAWSLFRLNCPPESALWRRIGGGFRGVCTSTALHGKVRGNNKKEMSEKKLTRHFVDYRRVKLVAGSGGKGACSFHSEPRKEWGGPDGGNGGDGGSIIIKANRFVKSLAQVIPVYKAEDGQSGGNKNCYGRNGNTSYISVPVGTVVKEQGTTITDLTEHGQEYLAVFGGAGGKGNRFFLSNENRAPMMATPGMAGQDRVLQLELRTMAHAGLVGFPNAGKSSLLRAISNARPAVASYPFTTLNPHVGIVEYRDHEQVAVADIPGIIRGAHLNRGLGISFLRHIERCRFLLFVLDLSAAEPWTQLQHLFYELEQYEPGLSQRPRAIVANKMDLPEAREKLETLKSQVTQRVIPVSALTGQNTEELILHLRELYDGYLQGDGSRGVEPIRW; encoded by the exons ATGTTGGCACTGTTGTCGAGAGTTAAAGCAGTGTGTTGGCCATCCGCGGAGATAATTTCAAGATGCAGTTTAGGACAGGACATCAGTAAAGAAGCATGGAGTTTGTTCCGTCTAAATTGTCCCCCAGAATCAGCGCTGTGGAGGCGGATAGGGGGCGGTTTCAGAGGGGTCTGCACCTCCACTGCACTTCACGGTAAAGTTCGGGGAAACAATAAGAAGGAGATGTCTGAAAAGAAACTG ACCCGTCACTTTGTGGACTATCGGCGTGTGAAGTTAGTTGCCGGTTCAGGGGGTAAAGGTGCCTGCAGCTTTCACAGCGAACCCCGTAAAGAATGGGGCGGGCCAGATGGAGGGAACGGAGGCGATGGAGGAAGCATCATTATAAAGG CCAATCGGTTTGTGAAATCATTGGCCCAAGTGATTCCAGTTTACAAAGCAGAGGATGGGCAGTCGGGGGGCAACAAGAACTGTTACGGTCGAAATGGCAACACAAGCTACATTTCT GTACCAGTAGGAACTGTGGTGAAGGAGCAAGGTACAACCATAACGGACCTTACTGAGCATGGCCAGGAGTATTTGGCAGTATTCGGAGGTGCCGGTGGGAAGGGTAATCGGTTCTTTCTGTCAAATGAGAACCGGGCGCCTATGATGGCAACCCCGGGTATGGCAGGCCAGGATCGAGTTCTTCAGCTGGAGCTACGCACCATGGCCCATGCTGGACTG gtTGGCTTTCCAAATGCTGGCAAATCATCACTGTTAAGAGCCATCTCCAATGCCAGACCGGCTGTTGCTTCCTACCCCTTTACAACACTCAATCCACATGTAGGAATCGTTGAATACAGGGATCATGAGCAAGTTGCAG TTGCTGACATCCCAGGCATCATTCGAGGAGCCCATTTGAATCGAGGCCTGGGGATCTCCTTCTTACGTCACATTGAGCGCTGTCGCTTCCTCCTCTTCGTCCTCGACCTGTCGGCGGCAGAGCCCTGGACCCAGCTGCAACACTTGTTTTATGAACTGGAGCAGTATGAGCCTGGTCTGTCCCAGCGGCCTCGGGCCATTGTTGCCAATAAAATGGATCTACCAGAGGCCCGGGAGAAGCTGGAGACCTTGAAGAGCCAGGTTACACAGCGGGTCATCCCCGTGTCTGCTCTGACAGGACAAAATACTGAGGAGCTCATCCTCCACCTTAGAGAGCTATACGATGGCTACCTCCAAGGAGACGGCAGCAGGGGAGTCGAACCAATTAGGTGGTAG
- the lsm14b gene encoding protein LSM14 homolog B isoform X3 produces MASSKPYIGCRIGLLSKAQNRYEGILYTIDKNNSTVVLAQVKCFGTEGRPTDRPTSPKDDVYEYITFRGSDIKDITLCESARSHHGLPPDPAIIQSSSSSSGIYSGLGPFSPVGMPAYNPLAASSLLNQQYAAALGLGPLLSDLHIRRGPMVEKAVQTIQVERPRQKRGLNASQDRQWTRRRPRRTRRENSQPRREPGATRILGSGVSSNRQDVQHPNTDRPPPRRRQAPRKRRGRGQLMVANVPSPILKFDTDFDFDSSNAQFIKEELEREVQERRNTKVNSFDADEDIEKAKERICSSAEYEDFGQKCYYDKF; encoded by the exons ATGGCTTCTTCAAAGCCATACATTGGTTGTAGAATAGGGTTGCTTTCAAAGGCCCAAAATCGTTATGAGGGGATTTTGTACACAATTGATAAAAATAACTCCACAGTTGTACTGGCACAAG TAAAGTGTTTTGGAACTGAGGGACGTCCTACTGACAGACCAACGTCACCCAAAGATGATGTATATGAGTATATAACTTTCCGTGGAAGTGACATCAAGGATATCACACTATGTGAATCTGCAAGGTCTCACCATGGCCTCCCTCCAGATCCAGCAATCATACAA tcatCCAGTTCAAGCTCAGGCATCTACTCAGGTCTTGGACCGTTTAGCCCTGTAGGGATGCCTGCCTATAATCCGCTTGCTGCCAGCTCCCTACTTAACCAGCAGTATGCTGCTGCTCTTGGCTTGG GACCTCTACTTTCAGATCTGCATATTAGACGAGGCCCCATGGTAGAGAAGGCTGTTCAAACCATCCAAGTAGAAAGACCCAGGCAGAAGAGGGGTTTGAATGCTTCCCAGGACAGACAGTGGACCAGGAGGAGGCCCCGGAGGACCAGGAGGGAGAATTCCCAGCCTCGAAGGGAGCCTGGGGCCACCA ggATTTTAGGCTCTGGTGTGAGCTCTAATCGACAGGATGTGCAGCATCCGAACACTGACCGTCCACCACCCAGAAGAAGGCAAG CACCTCGAAAGCGTCGTGGTAGAGGGCAGCTAATGGTTGCTAATGTTCCATCTCCTATCCTCAAGTTTGACACAGACTTTGACTTTGATTCATCCAACGCACAGTTCATCAAAGAGGAGCTTGAGAGGGAAGTGCAGGAAAGGAGGAACACAAAAG TAAATTCGTTTGATGCAGATGAAGATATCGAGAAGGCGAAAGAGAGGATTTgctcatctgcagagtatgagGATTTTGGCCAGAAGTGCTACTATGACAAG TTTTAG
- the lsm14b gene encoding protein LSM14 homolog B isoform X2 encodes MASSKPYIGCRIGLLSKAQNRYEGILYTIDKNNSTVVLAQVKCFGTEGRPTDRPTSPKDDVYEYITFRGSDIKDITLCESARSHHGLPPDPAIIQSSSSSSGIYSGLGPFSPVGMPAYNPLAASSLLNQQYAAALGLGPLLSDLHIRRGPMVEKAVQTIQVERPRQKRGLNASQDRQWTRRRPRRTRRENSQPRREPGATRILGSGVSSNRQDVQHPNTDRPPPRRRQAPRKRRGRGQLMVANVPSPILKFDTDFDFDSSNAQFIKEELEREVQERRNTKDEDIEKAKERICSSAEYEDFGQKCYYDKAKSFFDNVSSDNGLSFRLTWAEERKRNLETFGVTGRFLRSQGFRGRFTRGRGAAQILPSDRIQRGLV; translated from the exons ATGGCTTCTTCAAAGCCATACATTGGTTGTAGAATAGGGTTGCTTTCAAAGGCCCAAAATCGTTATGAGGGGATTTTGTACACAATTGATAAAAATAACTCCACAGTTGTACTGGCACAAG TAAAGTGTTTTGGAACTGAGGGACGTCCTACTGACAGACCAACGTCACCCAAAGATGATGTATATGAGTATATAACTTTCCGTGGAAGTGACATCAAGGATATCACACTATGTGAATCTGCAAGGTCTCACCATGGCCTCCCTCCAGATCCAGCAATCATACAA tcatCCAGTTCAAGCTCAGGCATCTACTCAGGTCTTGGACCGTTTAGCCCTGTAGGGATGCCTGCCTATAATCCGCTTGCTGCCAGCTCCCTACTTAACCAGCAGTATGCTGCTGCTCTTGGCTTGG GACCTCTACTTTCAGATCTGCATATTAGACGAGGCCCCATGGTAGAGAAGGCTGTTCAAACCATCCAAGTAGAAAGACCCAGGCAGAAGAGGGGTTTGAATGCTTCCCAGGACAGACAGTGGACCAGGAGGAGGCCCCGGAGGACCAGGAGGGAGAATTCCCAGCCTCGAAGGGAGCCTGGGGCCACCA ggATTTTAGGCTCTGGTGTGAGCTCTAATCGACAGGATGTGCAGCATCCGAACACTGACCGTCCACCACCCAGAAGAAGGCAAG CACCTCGAAAGCGTCGTGGTAGAGGGCAGCTAATGGTTGCTAATGTTCCATCTCCTATCCTCAAGTTTGACACAGACTTTGACTTTGATTCATCCAACGCACAGTTCATCAAAGAGGAGCTTGAGAGGGAAGTGCAGGAAAGGAGGAACACAAAAG ATGAAGATATCGAGAAGGCGAAAGAGAGGATTTgctcatctgcagagtatgagGATTTTGGCCAGAAGTGCTACTATGACAAGGCAAAGTCTTTTTTTGACAATGTCTCCTCTGATAACGGGCTTAG TTTTAGATTAACATGGGCAGAGGAACGGAAGCGCAATCTGGAGACTTTTGGAGTGACTGGCCGGTTCTTGAGAAGCCAAGGCTTTAGAGGCCGATTTACCAGAGGGCGAGGAGCTGCTCAGATTCTTCCTTCAGACAGGATCCAGAGAGGACTAGTGTGA